The Harpia harpyja isolate bHarHar1 chromosome 13, bHarHar1 primary haplotype, whole genome shotgun sequence genome contains a region encoding:
- the LOC128150434 gene encoding uncharacterized protein LOC128150434 — protein MQLICDLLPNNLGYTLPNALCESTTRSDVARMSEAPPGLHYGGPVHIHWDLGDGAEGTLRQLAGGTEPGGEAHAPEGPAVDQGDLDRLEKGAGGNLMSFPKGKSKVLETWGRRSQEALTDAEPVLSTDVRLTRGRRRSERRLLLLQEELVIAKLQRGTTVRPQLRLALDQLWVLSGGKEAAGEEKEEEGGDEDRTSILLMWPSGSCVATFPSRALKELWVGTLLGTPEGAKRARVTPVPSIKLLKKELSHRHAWRTFSAGSLERLMEGQAEAGPKQGPPTVPSSDGGALCHAPGEFREER, from the exons ATGCAGCTCATCTGCGATCTTCTACCTAATAACCTAGGCTACACACTACCTAACGCTCTGTGCGAGAGTACAACCCGATCCGATGTTGCAC GGATGTCCGAGGCACCCCCTGGGCTGCACTATGGGGGACCTGTTCACATTCACTGGGATCTGGGAGATGGGGCAGAGGGGACCCTCCGGCAGCTCGCAGGTGGCACAGAACCGGGAGGAGAGGCTCATGCGCCGGAGGGTCCTGCTGTCGATCAGGGGGATCTCGACCGGCTGGAGAAAGGGGCTGGCGGGAACCTCATGTCATTCCCCAAGGGGAAGAGCAAAGTCCTGGAGACCTGGGGACGAAGAAGCCA ggaggctcTCACCGACGCCGAGCCGGTGCTGAGCACGGACGTGCGGCTGACCCGGGGCCGCAGGAGGAGCGAGagacgccttctcctcctccaggaggaACTGGTGATCGCCAAGTTGCA acGTGGCACCACCGTGCGCCCACAGCTCCGCCTGGCCCTggaccagctgtgggtgctgagtGGCGGAAAGgaggcagcgggggaggagaaagaggaggaaggcgGCGATGAGGACAGGACCTCCATCCTCCTCATGTGGCCCAGCGGCTCCTGTGTTGCCACTTTCCC ctcccgGGCGCTGAAGGAGCTGTGGGTGGGCACGCTGCTGGG GACACCAGAAGGAGCCAAGAGAGCCCGGGTGACGCCCGTCCCGTCAATCAAACTCCTCAAGAAGGAGCTGAGCCACCGCCACGCC TGGAGGACATTCAGCGCCGGGAGCCTGGAGAGGCTGATGGAGggccaggcagag GCTGGTCCCAAGCAAGGGCCTCCGACGGTCCCGTCTAGCGACGGAGGGGCACTTTGCCACGCACCGGGTGAGTTTCGGGAAGAACGGTAA
- the LOC128150435 gene encoding T-cell activation Rho GTPase-activating protein-like: protein MQVGQPEAGRHLEEEGHPLGSGRWTWFCGDTEPLLLPTAWRRTGRGLGQALLVACRLSGASEVELLSRSSEFQLLAPCPSCCTAQHHAAGRLALFSFAAGGSSSRRRKRRGLPWPFAHRRSPAAAQAPGQAGSGCSRALFGQPLAALCGEDGSLPRPVQELLAVLLREGPSTEGIFRKAAGGTEFRELREALDRGARVDLGSQPALLLAVVLKDFLRSIPAKLLVNDLYEDWMAAMERTSKEEKVSELKAVAEKLPAANLLLLKRLLSLLQHIGHNAATSRMTASNLAICLGPNLLSPPNEDLLPLEAMLEVTGKVKVLVEFLTENCRELFGEEATDPSCPAAEEAPAPTETSRALRLEEQQVPAVTADAEHQAEALPHAPPSLLGVLKEAGGDTVGESETGEAPSALPPTAPESAAGSLGRPEEVASLSEDGRFAGSPQDKEKRRN from the exons ATGCAGGTTGGGCAGCCCGAGGCAGGACGTCacctggaggaggaaggacacCCGCTGGGCAGCGGCCGCTGGACGTGGTTCTGCGGGGACACggagcctctgctgctgcccacagcttggAGGAGGACAGGGCGAGGGCTGGGCCAGGCTCTCCTGGTGGCGTGCCGGCTCTCAGGAGCCTCCGAAGTGGAGCTGCTGAGCCGGAGCTCAGAgttccagctgctggctccctgcccgtCCTGCTGCACCGCTCAGCACCAcgctgcgggcagg cttgctctgttttcctttgcagcaggagggagcagcagcaggaggaggaagaggagggggctgccctggccctttGCTCATCGGAGGAGCCCGGCCGCTGCCCAGGCGCCAGGGCAGGCGGGCTCCGGCTGCAGCAGGGCGCTCTTTGGCCAGCCCCTGGCAGCCCTCTGCGGGGAGGACGGCTCCCTGCCCCGGCCCGTCCAG gagctgctggctgtcCTGCTCCGGGAAGGACCGTCGACGGAGGGGATATTCCGCAAAGCCGCCGGCGGGACCGAATTTCGGGAGCTGCGCGAGGCCCTGGACCGCGGCGCACGCGTCGACCTGGGAAGCCAGCCTGCGCTCCTGCTGGCCGTCGTCTTGAAG GACTTCCTCCGAAGCATCCCCGCCAAGCTCCTCGTGAACGACCTCTACGAGGACTGGATGGCAGCCATGGAGAGGACCAGCAAGGAGGAGAAGGTCTCCGAGCTGAAAGC GGTGGCCGAGAAGTTGCCTGCagccaacctcctcctcctcaagcgGCTGCTCTCGCTGCTCCAGCACATCGGCCACAACGCAGCCACCAGCAGGATGACCGCCAGCAACCTGGCCATCTGCCTTGGGCCAAACCTGCTGAGCCCGCCCAACGAGGACCTGCTCCCGCTGGAGGCCATGCTGGAGGTCACTGGGAAG GTGAAGGTGCTGGTGGAGTTTCTGACGGAGAACTGCAGGGAACTCTTTGGGGAGGAGGCGACTGACCCGTCCTGTCCAGCAGCCGAGGAGGCGCCGGCCCCCACGGAGACATCCAGAG CTCTGCGTTTGGAAGAGCAGCAAGTCCCTGCGGTCACAGCAGACGCCGAGCATCAGGCAGAAGCCTTGCCGCACGCACCCCCCTCTCTGCTCGGTGTCCTCAAAGAAGCTGGGGGAGATACGGTGGGGGAGTCTGAAACGGGAGAG GCACCTTCAGCTTTGCCTCCCACCGCCCCCGAGAGCGCGGCAGGCTCCCTGGGGCGCCCAGAAGAAGTGGCGAGCCTTTCCGAGGACGGCAG GTTTGCAGGCTCTCCCCAGgacaaggaaaagagaagaaactga